The Prevotella sp. E9-3 genome has a window encoding:
- a CDS encoding glycoside hydrolase family 2 TIM barrel-domain containing protein, with translation MDTLKNILIGALVCLACTSSALSQATVRDWENPQVVGINKLPYHATLQLPSKWKECKEIVSLDGRWRFHWSRNPEERPVDFYRTDYDVSQWDSITVPGCWQMQNFGKPIYTNSKYPFQRNAPSVTGEPPQDWYAYDHRNPVGSYVTFINITREQLPQNLILHFAGVKSAFYVWVNGQRVGYSQNSMSPAEFDITGYVREGQNRLAVEVYRWSDGSYLEDIDMWRLSGIFRPVQLWVRPPVHISDYYVTAIPNTDFSIAEVKADVELCNTSRKSVKDLNVAFLIEGKEIKGSVHRLAAKDTMHVQLRCELRHPRLWSAEKPHLYPFAVELRDRNGQTIEHFDYHLGVKRINIVGEVFKINDWNVKFRGVNRHDHHPRMGRYVDDATCELDIRLMKQANINFLRTTVYPHTALIYELCDRYGLYVMDEACNESHGYGIGNKELGNDPAWRKAHVDRAASLVLRDRNHPSIVLWSLGNEAGAGINAESMRDTIVHLDPTRPPFYDSDRRCSAIYDDSYLYPDEMKRVAERVTDRPFMMREYCHAMGNSLGNLQEYWDIIYADSTILGAAIWDWADQGLAKPIDGSPLCYSADLTLQPDEFWAYGGDFGDKPNDGRFLINGIVGPDRKPHPHYYEVQHVYQPLHFERGDDGTVHIINRDCFTDINEYDITYDTLHYGSETLLNIAARLRRDMPWARKGFAVAREQFVLEPYAFPAKADITKCARAEGKAKGVTVCGNVLMSWIVDGRELLQAPLEPYFWKPENDNQSAAGFAHRTAVWKEPKDVKVTYTTLNHQSILVEVDYRPSSHDRPVIPKFGMRMRLPADFTQIRYYGRGPWENYPDRKRSAFLGEYEMPLSDFQTEYIHPQDNGNRCDVRWLTLTSPTTIVRIDGLQPLCISAWDYGDEDLGPLHPYEVPRGRFVNVNIDLNVHGVGGTDTWGKRTLPQYTIDGNQPHRFSFVLSATTR, from the coding sequence ATGGATACGCTGAAAAACATTCTCATTGGTGCCCTCGTCTGTCTGGCATGTACCTCTTCGGCTTTGTCTCAGGCCACCGTCCGTGATTGGGAGAATCCGCAGGTGGTGGGTATTAACAAACTGCCCTATCACGCCACGTTGCAGCTGCCCTCCAAATGGAAGGAGTGTAAGGAAATCGTGTCGCTCGACGGCCGGTGGCGCTTCCATTGGAGCCGCAACCCAGAGGAGCGGCCCGTGGACTTCTACCGCACAGACTACGATGTCAGTCAATGGGACAGCATCACCGTGCCCGGATGCTGGCAGATGCAGAACTTCGGCAAGCCCATCTACACCAATTCAAAGTATCCTTTTCAGCGTAACGCGCCTAGCGTGACCGGCGAGCCGCCACAGGATTGGTATGCCTACGATCACCGCAACCCTGTGGGCTCTTACGTCACCTTTATAAATATTACGCGCGAGCAGCTGCCGCAGAACCTCATCCTCCACTTCGCCGGCGTCAAGTCGGCCTTCTACGTGTGGGTGAACGGTCAGCGCGTGGGCTACAGCCAGAACTCCATGTCGCCTGCCGAGTTCGACATCACAGGTTATGTTCGCGAAGGACAGAACCGCCTCGCTGTGGAGGTCTATCGATGGAGCGACGGCTCCTATCTTGAGGACATTGACATGTGGCGTCTGAGTGGCATCTTCCGCCCTGTGCAGCTCTGGGTGAGGCCGCCCGTGCATATCAGCGATTACTATGTTACGGCTATCCCCAACACAGATTTCAGCATCGCAGAGGTCAAGGCCGATGTGGAACTGTGCAACACCAGCCGCAAAAGCGTGAAGGACCTGAACGTGGCCTTCCTCATTGAAGGGAAGGAAATCAAGGGTAGCGTACATCGCCTTGCGGCCAAAGACACGATGCACGTGCAACTTCGTTGTGAGCTTCGGCATCCGCGTCTCTGGTCGGCAGAGAAACCACACCTCTATCCCTTTGCTGTTGAACTGCGCGACCGCAACGGACAGACCATCGAACACTTCGACTACCATCTCGGCGTCAAACGCATAAACATCGTTGGCGAGGTGTTTAAGATCAACGACTGGAATGTCAAGTTCCGTGGTGTCAATCGCCACGACCACCACCCACGCATGGGGCGCTATGTCGATGATGCCACCTGCGAACTCGACATCCGACTGATGAAACAGGCCAACATCAACTTCCTGCGCACCACCGTCTATCCCCACACCGCACTCATCTATGAGCTCTGCGACCGCTATGGACTCTACGTCATGGACGAAGCATGTAACGAGAGCCACGGCTATGGCATAGGCAACAAGGAGCTGGGCAACGACCCCGCATGGCGCAAGGCACATGTGGATCGGGCCGCATCGCTCGTGCTACGTGACCGCAACCATCCCAGCATCGTCTTATGGAGTCTTGGCAACGAGGCCGGCGCAGGCATCAATGCCGAGTCCATGCGCGACACCATCGTACACCTCGACCCCACACGCCCGCCCTTCTACGACAGCGACCGCCGTTGCTCCGCCATCTACGACGACAGCTACCTCTACCCCGATGAGATGAAGCGCGTCGCCGAACGCGTCACAGACCGACCCTTCATGATGCGCGAGTACTGCCATGCCATGGGCAACTCCTTGGGGAACCTTCAGGAGTACTGGGACATTATCTATGCCGACTCCACCATCCTCGGCGCAGCCATCTGGGACTGGGCCGACCAGGGACTCGCCAAGCCCATCGACGGCTCGCCCCTGTGCTACTCCGCAGACCTGACCCTGCAGCCCGATGAGTTTTGGGCCTACGGCGGCGACTTCGGCGACAAGCCCAATGACGGCCGCTTCCTCATCAACGGCATCGTAGGTCCTGACCGCAAGCCACATCCCCACTATTACGAAGTGCAGCACGTCTATCAACCCCTCCATTTCGAGCGCGGCGACGATGGTACTGTACACATCATCAACCGCGACTGCTTCACCGACATCAACGAATACGACATCACTTACGACACCCTGCACTACGGCAGCGAGACACTGCTCAACATCGCTGCCCGACTCCGCCGTGACATGCCGTGGGCCCGCAAAGGCTTTGCCGTAGCCCGCGAACAGTTTGTGCTCGAGCCATACGCCTTCCCTGCCAAGGCTGACATCACGAAGTGTGCGAGGGCGGAGGGCAAGGCGAAGGGCGTCACCGTCTGCGGCAATGTCCTCATGTCGTGGATTGTCGACGGGCGCGAGCTGCTCCAGGCTCCCCTCGAACCCTATTTCTGGAAACCCGAGAACGACAACCAAAGTGCCGCCGGATTCGCACACCGTACAGCCGTATGGAAAGAGCCGAAGGACGTCAAAGTGACCTACACCACGCTCAACCACCAAAGCATACTCGTCGAGGTGGACTACCGTCCTTCGTCCCACGACCGCCCCGTCATACCTAAATTCGGTATGCGCATGCGACTGCCTGCCGACTTCACGCAGATTCGCTATTACGGCCGGGGACCGTGGGAAAACTATCCCGACCGCAAACGGTCAGCCTTCCTCGGCGAGTACGAGATGCCCCTCAGCGACTTCCAAACCGAGTATATACACCCGCAGGACAATGGTAACCGCTGCGACGTACGATGGCTCACCCTCACTTCGCCAACCACAATCGTCCGCATCGACGGACTTCAGCCGCTCTGCATCAGCGCATGGGACTACGGCGACGAAGACCTCGGGCCGCTTCATCCCTACGAAGTGCCGCGAGGCCGTTTCGTCAACGTCAACATCGACCTCAACGTCCACGGCGTAGGCGGCACCGACACATGGGGAAAGCGCACGCTGCCCCAATACACCATCGATGGCAACCAGCCCCACCGCTTCAGTTTCGTCCTCTCGGCAACCACCCGTTAA